A genomic region of Bubalus kerabau isolate K-KA32 ecotype Philippines breed swamp buffalo chromosome 10, PCC_UOA_SB_1v2, whole genome shotgun sequence contains the following coding sequences:
- the LOC129621121 gene encoding ribonuclease pancreatic produces MALKSLVLLSLLVLVLLLVRVQPSLGKETAAAKFQRQHMDSSTSSASSSNYCNQMMKSRNMTSDRCKPVNTFVHESLADVQAVCSQENVACKNGQTNCYQSYSTMSITDCRETGSSKYPNCAYKTTQANKHIIVACEGNPYVPVHYDASV; encoded by the coding sequence ATGGCTCTGAAGTCCCTGGTCCTGTTGTCGCTGTTggtcctggtgctgctgctggtgcgGGTCCAGCCTTCCCTGGGCAAGGAAACTGCAGCCGCCAAGTTCCAGAGGCAGCACATGGACTCCAGCACTTCCTCTGCCAGCAGCTCCAACTACTGTAACCAGATGATGAAGAGCCGGAACATGACCAGTGATCGATGCAAGCCAGTGAACACCTTTGTGCACGAGTCCCTGGCTGATGTCCAGGCCGTGTGCTCCCAGGAAAATGTTGCCTGCAAGAATGGGCAGACCAATTGCTACCAGAGCTACTCCACCATGAGCATCACAGACTGCCGTGAGACCGGCAGCTCCAAGTACCCCAACTGTGCCTACAAGACCACCCAGGCGAATAAACACATCATTGTGGCTTGTGAGGGAAACCCGTACGTGCCAGTCCACTATGATGCTTCAGTGTAG